CGAGCTTGCGCCCAATCGCCACCGCCGTCACCGCGTCCGGCGGCGCCACCACCGCGCCGAGGACCAGTGCCGAGGCGAACGGCACGTCCGGCAGCAGCAGGTGCACGACGAAGGCGACGGCCACCGCGGTCACCGCGACCAGCACCACGCCGAGTGCGACGATCGGCCGCAGGTTGGTCTTGAAGTGCGTCACCGAGCTTTCGAGCGACGTCGAGTAGAGCAGCGGCGGCAGCACGACCGTGAGGATCAGTTCCGGCTCCAGCTCCAGCCGCGGCACGCCGGGGATCAGCGCGACCCCGAGCGCGACGACCACCACCAGCAAGGGCGCGGACAGGTTGTAGCGGCGGGCGAGCGCGGTCAGCGCCAGCGAGCCGGCGAGCACGCCCATCAGCGTCAGGATCTCCACGCGCGTGATCTTTGCGCAGGTGGGAGCCGTGCGCTCGGCTTCCGTTCAATGGAAGTGACCTGGATTACCCCGGGGCTGCTGTGCATACTTGTGCGCAATACGCACAGATGTGCGGATCACGTGCACCGACGCACAACCGGAGGTTCCCCATGTCCCCTGGCGCCCGCTCCTGGGTCGTGCCCCTGGCCTGGACCGCCGTCCTGCTCGACGGGTTCGACCTGGTCGTGCTCGGCTCCGTGTTGCCCGTGCTGCTGCGCGACCACGTCTGGGGCCTGACGCCCGCCGTGGCGTCGGTCGTCTCGACCGTCGGCCTGGCCGGGATGATGCTGGGCGGGCTGGCGATCGGGACCATCACCGACGTCATCGGCCGCCGGAAGTCGCTGATCATCTCCGTGACGCTGTTCTCGCTGTGCACGCTGTTGTGCGCCTTCGCGCCGTCGACGTTCGTCTTCGGCCTGCTGCGGTTCGTCGCCGGGCTCGGCCTCGGCGGCTGCCTGCCGACGGCCATCACGCTCGTCACGGAGTACGCGCGCCGCGGCAAGGCGGGCAGCGCGACGACCACGGTGATGACCGGCTACCACGTCGGCGCGGTGCTGACGGCGCTGCTGGGCATCGTGCTCATCGCGCCGCTGGGCTGGCGCGCGATGTTCGTCGCCGGGGCGATCCCCGCGGTCGTGCTGGTTCCGCTGATGCTGAAGTTCCTGCCGGAGTCCGAGTCGTTCCAACGGGTCCGCGAGACCGAGCGTTCGGCCGGGCACGCCGTCGCCGGCCTGTTCCGGGGCGGCCTGCTGCGCGCGACGATCGCGTTCTGGGTGACGTCG
This genomic window from Amycolatopsis mongoliensis contains:
- a CDS encoding MFS transporter → MSPGARSWVVPLAWTAVLLDGFDLVVLGSVLPVLLRDHVWGLTPAVASVVSTVGLAGMMLGGLAIGTITDVIGRRKSLIISVTLFSLCTLLCAFAPSTFVFGLLRFVAGLGLGGCLPTAITLVTEYARRGKAGSATTTVMTGYHVGAVLTALLGIVLIAPLGWRAMFVAGAIPAVVLVPLMLKFLPESESFQRVRETERSAGHAVAGLFRGGLLRATIAFWVTSFMGLLLVYGLNTWLPEIMRQAGYPLGAALSLLLTLNLGGIAGLLVAGRVADRVGIRPSAIVWFCAGAVFLALLSVKLPAAGLYAAVFLTGCFVFSAQVLVYAYIGRVYPDAIRATGLGWSAGIGRIGAISGPILGGALLTAGIAYPWGFYAFAGVGALGAAAVTVVRPGRDVRAEEPAPAPESRPATT